In Candidatus Nezhaarchaeota archaeon, the sequence AGCTGGGTTGGCCTTTTAATAAGCCAACTTTCATCGCCACCCACCTTGTGTAGAGCATCTAAAACAATCTTTTGCCTAACGTTCCTCGATAACCCTCTAGCTATTAATGGTAGCTCTATGTTCTCGAGGACTGTGAGCCTACCTACTAAGTTGAACTGTTGGAATACGAAGCCCACCTTATAGTTCCTGAACATAGCGAGCTCTCTATCACTTAAGGTAGCTGTGTCCACACCGTCGATGTACACCTTCCCTTTAGTCGGTCTATCAAGCGAACCTATTATGTTGAGGAGGGTCGTCTTGCCTGAACCAGATGGACCCATTATGGCTATGATGTCTCCCCTCTTAACTCTAAGATTTACTCCACGTAGTGCCCAAGTAACTACCTCACCAGTTCTGTAACACTTGTAGACGTTCTCAACCACAACAACATCGTCATTCATGCCCATCATCCAGGGTTGTGGAGCTAAACAGTTTGTGTTTCGAGATCTATGTACACTCACAAAGTGTACTGAATGCTCTTTAAGAACTCTTTCAGCGCGTTGACGTTAACCTCATGACTTGTCCTCCTCCTAACATCAATTTTCAAGCCAAGCCTCTTAGCTCTCTTAACATCTAGCCCCACAGCTTTAAGCTCTGATATGCTGAAGCCTCTTCCAATCCTGGTTTTAGCGGGCAACCCTCCACGCGAATGAGCTTGAACGAGAGGCTTTGGGGCTCTGCTGCTAAGGCTCATGTACTCACCTCAAATCACGACTATGACAAACCTCTTAAAGTTATCGCTATGTTCATAAGCACAATGAGCCATAAGCGTCAGCGAGCTTAGGTTGGACCTCACGACGCCAGGAGATGACGCCTATACATGTTTGTCCCTCTAAAAGTCCTTATATAGCATGGCCATAGTATCTCGTTGAGAGTATGAGAGTGCTACTGGTAACTGGTAAGGCGGCGTTCAAGATCGTTGAGGAGCATGCCTCAAAATCGGGTGTCGACTTTGAGGTCTACGTGATGCCTCACGAGGTCGCAGCCCTCATACCAATTCGCGAGATAGCTAAGAAGCTTAAAGCAGACAACGTTAAGGGCTTCGACTTCATATTACTGCCGGGACTTGTTAGTGGTGATGCCTCAATAGTAGAGAAGGAAGTTGGGATACCAACATTTAAGGGCCCCATT encodes:
- a CDS encoding ABC transporter ATP-binding protein, yielding MNDDVVVVENVYKCYRTGEVVTWALRGVNLRVKRGDIIAIMGPSGSGKTTLLNIIGSLDRPTKGKVYIDGVDTATLSDRELAMFRNYKVGFVFQQFNLVGRLTVLENIELPLIARGLSRNVRQKIVLDALHKVGGDESWLIKRPTQLSGGQQQRVAIARAIVTSPSIILADEPTGNLDMTSAKVVMNTFLELNRMGQTIIIVTHNPEVANCTNRIYVIRDGVIVDVKEPDRGKSIVKM
- a CDS encoding ribosomal protein L13e, with translation MSLSSRAPKPLVQAHSRGGLPAKTRIGRGFSISELKAVGLDVKRAKRLGLKIDVRRRTSHEVNVNALKEFLKSIQYTL